One Myripristis murdjan chromosome 17, fMyrMur1.1, whole genome shotgun sequence DNA segment encodes these proteins:
- the ftr67 gene encoding finTRIM family, member 67 isoform X1 codes for MAQAGVVLDKDQFNCSICLDVLKEPVTIPCGHSYCSGCIQHYWDQDDYLGVYGCPQCRQSFSPRPQLGRNTMLADVVEKFKNTGLQTADTPPETQSVAGPEDVGCDVCTGRKNKAVKSCLVCLASYCEAHLQPHYESAAFKKHRLVPASRTLQDTICPVHDKLLEVYCRTDNKCICYLCLTDEHRGHDTVLAEVEKQQKQSQLGEMKRSSQQRIQEREKEVQHLKQAVLSLTRSARVATEESDKVFTELIRSIELKRFEVRELIKVQEKTAVSQAEELLEKIQKEIAELKRNDAELEKLAHTEDHIHFLQSCQSLRAPPVLGPLPSLTADTNLTFGPVMTAVSDFKVLLQEVCQGGFVSIYERVRDVTIIDSPNHTGQIETMQANNAQSSSDELICLTPTPGLDQSTGSPLNPFLTPAPAVPTFGGFAFSPFGSPRVFLTNSTSVCSGSKLSSGSRQRHLQRRSHPRRK; via the exons ATGGCGCAGGCCGGAGTGGTCCTCGACAAGGACCAGTTCAACTGCTCGATATGTCTGGACGTGTTGAAGGAGCCTGTGACCATTCCGTGCGGCCACAGCTACTGCTCCGGCTGTATCCAGCACTACTGGGACCAGGACGACTACCTCGGGGTGTACGGCTGCCCGCAGTGCCGGCAGAGTTTCAGCCCGAGGCCGCAGCTCGGCAGGAACACCATGCTAGCCGACGTGGTGGAGAAATTCAAAAACACGGGACTCCAGACGGCGGACACCCCGCCCGAAACCCAGAGTGTGGCCGGGCCCGAGGACGTGGGGTGTGATGTGTGCACcgggaggaaaaacaaagccGTCAAGTCGTGCCTGGTGTGCCTGGCCTCGTACTGCGAGGCTCACCTGCAGCCCCACTACGAGTCAGCCGCCTTCAAGAAGCACAGGCTGGTGCCGGCCTCCCGGACGCTGCAGGACACCATCTGCCCGGTCCACGACAAGCTgctggaggtctactgccgcaccGACAACAAGTGTATCTGTTACCTGTGTCTGACAGACGAGCACAGGGGACACGACACGGTGCTGGCCGAggtggaaaaacagcagaagcaG AGTCAGCTCGGAGAGATGAAGCGAAGCTCtcagcagagaatccaggagagagagaaagaggtccAGCACCTGAAACAAGCTGTTTTGTCTCTCACT CGTTCTGCTCGAGTAGCCACTGAGGAGAGCGACAAGGTCTTCACTGAACTGATTCGCTCGATCGAGCTGAAGCGTTTTGAAGTGAGGGAGCTGATCAAAGTCCAGGAGAAGACGGCTGTGAGTCAGgcggaggagctgctggagaagaTCCAGaaggagatcgctgagctgaaGAGGAACGACGCTGAACTGGAGAAACTTGCACATACCGAGGACCACATCCACTTCCTTCAG AGCTGTCAGTCTCTCCGTGCTCCACCTGTGCTGGGACCCTTGCCGTCACTCACAGCTGACACCAACCTCACCTTTGGCCCGGTGATGACAGCTGTCTCAgattttaaagttttattgCAGGAAGTTTGTCAGGGTGGATTTGTCAGCATCTACGAGAGAG TGAGAGATGTGACAATTATAGATTCTCCGAATCACACTGGCCAGATAGAAACGATGCAAGCCAACAATGCCCAGTCCAGTTCAGATGAACTGATATGCT TGACCCCTACACCTGGGCTGGACCAAAGCACCGGGAGCCCTCTCAACCCTTTCCTCACTCCAGCACCTGCCGTTCCTACCTTCGGCGGCTTTGCCTTCTCACCGTTTG GTTCCCCCAGGGTGTTCCTGACTAACTCCACTTCTGTCTGCTCAGGCTCCAAACTGTCGTCTGGATCCAGGCAGAGGCACCTGCAGCGACGCTCACACCCCAGGAGGAAATAG
- the LOC115375828 gene encoding protein THEM6-like isoform X2, translating to MLLLVLCALLLLFCSLDVWYFLRGAHVFVHAWFQPRIWDLLAEQSINGIVLPHDLDYFGHMNNSRYLRECDFARFCHYMRSGIFMGSCKMGAKLIVGASTIRYRRSLGLGEAFEIRTKILGWDEKAFYLEHRFVSKRDGFVSAVMLCRQNVVRGSPEKLIEFICKRKIECPEFPEDLKHWISFISASSQALRAESGLEEKNK from the exons AtgttgctgctggtgctgtgtgcacttctcctgCTGTTCTGCAGTCTGGATGTGTGGTACTTCCTACGTGGGGCCCACGTGTTCGTCCATGCATGGTTTCAGCCCCGAATATGGGACCTTCTAGCCGAGCAAAGCATCAATGGAATAGTCCTCCCCCATGATTTGGACTACTTTGGTCACATGAACAACTCCCGCTACCTGAGGGAGTGTGACTTTGCCCGCTTCTGCCACTACATGCGAAGCGGCATTTTCATGGGCTCGTGCAAAATGGGGGCCAAATTGATTGTAGGGGCCTCTACTATTCGTTACCGGCGCTCTTTGGGGTTGGGCGAGGCTTTTGAGATTCGGACCAAAATATTGGGCTGGGATGAGAAGGCCTTTTACTTGGAGCACCGCTTCGTGTCCAAGAGAGATGGCTTCGTCTCCGCGGTGATGCTCTGCAGGCAGAATGTGGTGCGTGGCAGCCCAGAGAAGCTGATAGAGTTTATCTGCAAAAGGAAA atCGAGTGCCCTGAGTTTCCTGAAGACCTAAAGCACTGGATCAGCTTCATTTCAGCCAGCAGCCAGGCCCTGAGAGCAGAGAGTGGACTGGAGGAGAAGAACAAGTGA
- the LOC115375828 gene encoding protein THEM6-like isoform X1 — protein MLLLVLCALLLLFCSLDVWYFLRGAHVFVHAWFQPRIWDLLAEQSINGIVLPHDLDYFGHMNNSRYLRECDFARFCHYMRSGIFMGSCKMGAKLIVGASTIRYRRSLGLGEAFEIRTKILGWDEKAFYLEHRFVSKRDGFVSAVMLCRQNVVRGSPEKLIEFICKRKIECPEFPEDLKHWISFISASSQALRAESGLEEKNKQMLT, from the exons AtgttgctgctggtgctgtgtgcacttctcctgCTGTTCTGCAGTCTGGATGTGTGGTACTTCCTACGTGGGGCCCACGTGTTCGTCCATGCATGGTTTCAGCCCCGAATATGGGACCTTCTAGCCGAGCAAAGCATCAATGGAATAGTCCTCCCCCATGATTTGGACTACTTTGGTCACATGAACAACTCCCGCTACCTGAGGGAGTGTGACTTTGCCCGCTTCTGCCACTACATGCGAAGCGGCATTTTCATGGGCTCGTGCAAAATGGGGGCCAAATTGATTGTAGGGGCCTCTACTATTCGTTACCGGCGCTCTTTGGGGTTGGGCGAGGCTTTTGAGATTCGGACCAAAATATTGGGCTGGGATGAGAAGGCCTTTTACTTGGAGCACCGCTTCGTGTCCAAGAGAGATGGCTTCGTCTCCGCGGTGATGCTCTGCAGGCAGAATGTGGTGCGTGGCAGCCCAGAGAAGCTGATAGAGTTTATCTGCAAAAGGAAA atCGAGTGCCCTGAGTTTCCTGAAGACCTAAAGCACTGGATCAGCTTCATTTCAGCCAGCAGCCAGGCCCTGAGAGCAGAGAGTGGACTGGAGGAGAAGAACAA GCAAATGCTAACATGA
- the LOC115375829 gene encoding protein THEM6-like, protein MWWVLWALAALLALFCTLDVWYFLRAAAVVLRAWFQPPVWDVTAEQIILGRVLPHDIDMCHMNNARYLRECDFARFSLYVRNGVFKALRALGASMVVGATTIRYRRALCIGEGFELRSRIVTWDDKSFFLEQRFVSAKDGLVCAVMYCKQNVIRGSPDKIMQHLCKRKVECPEFPEDLQHWVSFISASSQTLRAESGLDEKNK, encoded by the exons ATGTGGTGGGTGCTGTGGGCGCTCGCTGCCTTGCTGGCTCTCTTCTGCACTCTGGATGTGTGGTACTTCCTGCGGGCGGCGGCGGTGGTCCTCCGGGCCTGGTTCCAGCCTCCGGTCTGGGATGTTACCGCCGAGCAGATCATCTTAGGACGGGTCCTCCCTCACGACATAGACATGTGTCACATGAACAACGCTCGCTACCTCCGGGAGTGCGACTTCGCCCGCTTCTCCCTCTACGTACGCAACGGTGTATTCAAGGCCCTCCGAGCCCTGGGAGCCAGCATGGTAGTGGGGGCCACCACCATCCGGTACCGCAGGGCTCTGTGCATAGGGGAGGGGTTTGAGCTGCGGAGTCGCATCGTCACGTGGGACGACAAGTCCTTTTTCCTGGAGCAGAGATTTGTGTCTGCCAAAGATGGGTTGGTGTGTGCTGTGATGTACTGCAAGCAGAACGTCATCCGCGGCAGCCCGGACAAGATCATGCAGCACCTGTGTAAGAGGAAG GTGGAGTGTCCTGAGTTTCCAGAGGACCTTCAGCACTGGGTGAGCTTCATCTCGGCCAGCAGCCAGACCCTGAGGGCAGAGAGCGGCCTGGACGAGAAGAACAAGTGA
- the LOC115375808 gene encoding uncharacterized protein LOC115375808, which produces MDAIFNLLEQHRLQSYYNKFLQLGVKDEEDFLDGVTDEDLNKMGLTHVEKNRFSTMKNFIRRLRAPERQVLAKMPVQKTMESFCLKYTYPKCPEPKQIKDMDPTQNTIEDLMLRICHLENVGNAKGVCLYTVDGMPLTDDPFFNTWSLKDRHIENGAELYAIFTPKENLTKVPQRPKQEVPKVSREDVIRCHIMLRGDFELSMDLASDTITHLRNMLAEESGIPAHVLHYKGERGSDSILQNCGISKGSTVHFSLSTYPDEIPDTLAFFTDDILPSVQQTPKGLSVFLSSLYAIKTSNSQDELKKVIAYIRKLTGCNPLAQSLYQLLCRNETATKTQKISIVEGLYILFREILPQLGSGRGEKIIEDLDVFENSTYCWAYLLSKAETSEHEQYAPIALTSEDGSRFCDPVKVPGIPGSFERAHVLQKIKDGENLPNCTEQPLQETSLKRATDIEKILLSLPPSIKTYPLWICHENVMGQNFQINIEKTFGDMAEGLKQFPHLVVTPPLSLKAVGTQGPLLVLLSEDNLGVYVGKYKATPEAIQVYDCIAGKLKTLDVDVLAAQTGDHRDDHTFVTSRTPKEAILVMVDSSSSMNADCYGSVEMKRINAVKELFDNFATRTMAYDFHHVIGLVKFDSTVKTLHTFTETLEKFKEHIRNLEANGRTVLYDALQHGVSELEKVKTRFPDCRLRIICLTDGNDVGSAAKPVTVAANLIKSNIVVDAIILGKVDNNMLHGISNATGGCCFKPETSKDGLKLFEIETVLSLEMRKLKKKLDPSSITSESILTQMFASHGYDAAPEVSLPSEVNSKVTMTESALKKKIRECKTGRFMEKDKRILEELKSLHCDPHPFFNVFPSESDFTFWKILMQGPPDTPYENGVFELFCQFGPDYPVKPPVVRFITPVYHCNVNNVGRICHNIFDRNYNAHITMREILDAIYGLLIIPEPEDPLDSILAEEFLSSREKYEKEAQKHTEETAGASLDDMEKKLVGPVTHDPPGHLLCPLVKRLFVDPVKTKYGTIYERKAIEKHLKRCRHEPQDSKKLLRRTDLKPAHEMKKMVTDYRSDQIKETYV; this is translated from the exons aTGGATGCAATCTTCAATCTGCTGGAGCAGCATAGACTGCAGTCTTACTACAACAAGTTTCTTCAGTTGGGTGTGAAAGACGAGGAAGATTTCCTTGATGGTGTAACAGATGAAGATTTAAATAAAATGG GTTTAACTCATGTGGAAAAGAATCGTTTTTCAACAATGAAAAACTTCATTAGAAGACTAAGAGCTCCAGAGCGTCAAGTTCTGGCTAAAATGcctgtgcaaaaaacaatggaGTCATTCTGCCTCAAGTACACGTACCCCAAATGTCCTGagccaaaacaaatcaaag ATATGGATCCTACACAAAACACAATCGAAGATCTGATGTTGAGGATCTGTCACCTTGAAAACGTTGGAAATGCCAAAGGTGTCTGTCTCTACACAGTTGATGGAATGCCCTTGACAGATGACCCTTTCTTCAACACAT GGTCTTTAAAAGACAGACATATTGAAAATGGAGCTGAGCTCTATGCCATATTTACACCAAAGGAAAACCTGACTAAAGTTCCTCAAAGGCCAAAACAAGAGGTTCCTAAAGTCTCTAGAGAAGATGTCATTCGATGTCACATAATGCTCAGG GGAGACTTTGAACTGAGCATGGACTTGGCAAGTGACACAATAACTCATTTGAGAAACATGCTTGCAGAAGAAAGTGGAATCCCAGCACATGTTCTTCATTACAA GGGTGAGCGTGGCAGTGACAGCATATTGCAAAACTGTGGAATCTCTAAGGGCTCTACGGTACACTTCTCTTTGTCCACCTATCCTGATGAGATTCCAGACACCCTGGCATTCTTCACTGATGACATTTTGCCTTCAGTGCAACAAACCCCAAAAGGACTCAGTGTCTTCCTGTCCTCACTTTATGCAATT aAAACATCTAATTCACAGGATGAACTCAAGAAAGTGATTGCATACATACGAAAACTAACTGGATGTAACCCCCTGGCGCAAAGTTTGTATCAGTTACTCTGTAGGAATGAAACTGCAACTAAGACTCAAAAG ATATCCATTGTTGAAGGCCTGTACATACTCTTCAGAGAGATTTTGCCACAACTTGGATCAGGacgaggggaaaaaataatcgAGGATCTTGATGTCTTTGAGAACTCAACATATTGCTGGGCATATCTCCTGTCAAAGGCAGAG ACATCAGAACATGAGCAATATGCACCAATAGCTCTGACATCTGAAGACGGCAGCCGTTTCTGTGATCCTGTCAAAGTGCCTGGAATACCAGGTTCCTTTGAAAGAGCACACGTTCTTCAGAAAATCAAAG atggagagaATCTTCCAAACTGCACTGAACAACCTTTGCAAGAAACATCACTGAAGAGAGCCACTGATATAGAGAAAATTTTGCTCAGTCTGCCTCCGTCCATCAAAACATATCCTCTTTGGATTTGTCATGAAAATGTCATGGGTCAAAA CTTTCAGATAAATATTGAGAAGACTTTTGGAGATATGGCAGAAGGCTTGAAACAGTTCCCTCATCTTGTTGTGACTCCACCACTGTCGTTGAAGGCAGTAGGAACACAGGGACCACTTCTTGTTCTCCTGAGTGAAG ACAACCTTGGTGTTTATGTGGGTAAATATAAAGCAACCCCTGAGGCAATTCAAGTGTATGATTGTATTGCTGGCAAATTAAAAACATTGGATGTCGACGTGCTGGCAGCCCA AACTGGTGATCACAGAGATGACCATACCTTTGTCACAAGCAGGACTCCTAAAGAGGCTATATTG GTGATGGTAGATTCAAGCTCATCCATGAATGCGGATTGCTATGGAAGTGTGGAAATGAAGAGAATCAATGCAGTAAAAGAGCTCTTTGACAACTTTGCAACACGGACCATGGCTTACGATTTTCATCATGTAATTGGCCTTGTGAAGTTTGACTCCACAGTGAAAACCCTCCACACATTTACAGAAACTCTGGAAAAGTTCAAG GAACACATACGTAATCTTGAGGCAAATGGACGCACCGTGCTGTATGATGCCTTACAACACGGAGTGTCCGAGCTGGAAAAAGTCAAGACAAGGTTCCCTGACTGCAGACTGCGTATCATATGCCTCACAGATGGAAATGATGTTGG ATCTGCAGCAAAGCCAGTTACTGTTGCAGCCAACCTGATAAAATCTAATATCGTTGTGGATGCAATAATACTTGGAAAAGTCGACAACAATATGCTGCATGGAATTAGCAATGCAACAG GGGGTTGCTGTTTCAAGCCAGAGACAAGCAAAGATGGTCTGAAGCTCTTTGAGATTGAGACTGTTCTTTCGTTGGAAATGAGGAAACTCAAGAAAAAACTTGACCCGTCTTCCATCACAAGTGAG AGCATTTTAACACAGATGTTTGCCAGCCATGGGTACGATGCAGCTCCAGAGGTTTCCCTGCCGAGCGAGGTGAATAGTAAAGTGACAATGACAGAGAG TGCTCTGAAGAAGAAGATTCGGGAGTGTAAGACTGGGCGTTTCATGGAGAAAGACAAACGCATCTTGGAGGAGCTGAAGAGCCTGCATTGTGACCCACATCCCTTCTTCAATGTTTTTCCGTCAGAATCAGACTTCA CATTCTGGAAGATTCTCATGCAAGGCCCTCCTGACACACCTTACGAGAATGGGGTCTTTGAGCTGTTTTGCCAGTTTGGTCCTGACTACCCAGTGAAACCTCCAGTTGTCCGCTTTATCACACCT GTTTACCACTGCAATGTAAACAATGTCGGCCGCATCTGCCACAACATATTTGATCGTAACTACAATGCCCACATCACCATGAGAGAAATCCTAGATGCCATATACGGACTGCTCATCATCCCCGAGCCTGAAGATCCACTGGACAG CATTTTGGCTGAGGAATTCCTGTCCAGCCGTGAGAAGTATGAGAAAGAAGCCCAGAAGCACACAGAGGAAACTGCAGGGGCATCACTGGATGACATGGAGAAG AAATTGGTGGGTCCCGTGACACATGATCCACCCGGACATTTACTCTGCCCACTCGTCAAGAGGCTGTTTGTTGAccctgtgaaaacaaaatatggaACAATCTACGAACGCAAGGCCATTGAGAAACACCTCAAAAG ATGCAGACATGAGCCACAAGATTCAAAGAAACTGCTCAGAAGAACTGATCTCAAACCAGCCcatgaaatgaagaaaatggtGACTGATTACCGCTCTGATCAAATTAAAGAGACCTAtgtgtag
- the ftr67 gene encoding finTRIM family, member 67 isoform X2, with protein MAQAGVVLDKDQFNCSICLDVLKEPVTIPCGHSYCSGCIQHYWDQDDYLGVYGCPQCRQSFSPRPQLGRNTMLADVVEKFKNTGLQTADTPPETQSVAGPEDVGCDVCTGRKNKAVKSCLVCLASYCEAHLQPHYESAAFKKHRLVPASRTLQDTICPVHDKLLEVYCRTDNKCICYLCLTDEHRGHDTVLAEVEKQQKQSQLGEMKRSSQQRIQEREKEVQHLKQAVLSLTRSARVATEESDKVFTELIRSIELKRFEVRELIKVQEKTAVSQAEELLEKIQKEIAELKRNDAELEKLAHTEDHIHFLQSCQSLRAPPVLGPLPSLTADTNLTFGPVMTAVSDFKVLLQEVCQGGFVSIYERVRDVTIIDSPNHTGQIETMQANNAQSSSDELICLTPTPGLDQSTGSPLNPFLTPAPAVPTFGGFAFSPFGSKLSSGSRQRHLQRRSHPRRK; from the exons ATGGCGCAGGCCGGAGTGGTCCTCGACAAGGACCAGTTCAACTGCTCGATATGTCTGGACGTGTTGAAGGAGCCTGTGACCATTCCGTGCGGCCACAGCTACTGCTCCGGCTGTATCCAGCACTACTGGGACCAGGACGACTACCTCGGGGTGTACGGCTGCCCGCAGTGCCGGCAGAGTTTCAGCCCGAGGCCGCAGCTCGGCAGGAACACCATGCTAGCCGACGTGGTGGAGAAATTCAAAAACACGGGACTCCAGACGGCGGACACCCCGCCCGAAACCCAGAGTGTGGCCGGGCCCGAGGACGTGGGGTGTGATGTGTGCACcgggaggaaaaacaaagccGTCAAGTCGTGCCTGGTGTGCCTGGCCTCGTACTGCGAGGCTCACCTGCAGCCCCACTACGAGTCAGCCGCCTTCAAGAAGCACAGGCTGGTGCCGGCCTCCCGGACGCTGCAGGACACCATCTGCCCGGTCCACGACAAGCTgctggaggtctactgccgcaccGACAACAAGTGTATCTGTTACCTGTGTCTGACAGACGAGCACAGGGGACACGACACGGTGCTGGCCGAggtggaaaaacagcagaagcaG AGTCAGCTCGGAGAGATGAAGCGAAGCTCtcagcagagaatccaggagagagagaaagaggtccAGCACCTGAAACAAGCTGTTTTGTCTCTCACT CGTTCTGCTCGAGTAGCCACTGAGGAGAGCGACAAGGTCTTCACTGAACTGATTCGCTCGATCGAGCTGAAGCGTTTTGAAGTGAGGGAGCTGATCAAAGTCCAGGAGAAGACGGCTGTGAGTCAGgcggaggagctgctggagaagaTCCAGaaggagatcgctgagctgaaGAGGAACGACGCTGAACTGGAGAAACTTGCACATACCGAGGACCACATCCACTTCCTTCAG AGCTGTCAGTCTCTCCGTGCTCCACCTGTGCTGGGACCCTTGCCGTCACTCACAGCTGACACCAACCTCACCTTTGGCCCGGTGATGACAGCTGTCTCAgattttaaagttttattgCAGGAAGTTTGTCAGGGTGGATTTGTCAGCATCTACGAGAGAG TGAGAGATGTGACAATTATAGATTCTCCGAATCACACTGGCCAGATAGAAACGATGCAAGCCAACAATGCCCAGTCCAGTTCAGATGAACTGATATGCT TGACCCCTACACCTGGGCTGGACCAAAGCACCGGGAGCCCTCTCAACCCTTTCCTCACTCCAGCACCTGCCGTTCCTACCTTCGGCGGCTTTGCCTTCTCACCGTTTG GCTCCAAACTGTCGTCTGGATCCAGGCAGAGGCACCTGCAGCGACGCTCACACCCCAGGAGGAAATAG